In Sinorhizobium numidicum, the following proteins share a genomic window:
- a CDS encoding phage holin family protein — translation MANHRDERPLSELVTGLVADISGLFRKEIDLAKTEASEKLDRAIGSLETLLIGLVFAIAAIGLLLGAVVKGLAAFLVAQGMTVANAETLSAAIVGLVVALLSWIMVSRGLSTLRGSSLRLDRTAASLQRDVTVVKRRVQ, via the coding sequence ATGGCTAATCATCGAGACGAACGCCCGTTATCGGAACTCGTTACCGGTCTAGTGGCGGATATTTCTGGGCTCTTCCGAAAGGAAATCGATCTGGCGAAGACCGAGGCATCCGAAAAGCTGGACCGCGCGATAGGGAGTCTCGAGACGCTTCTTATCGGCTTGGTTTTCGCTATAGCTGCGATTGGCCTGCTCTTGGGTGCTGTCGTCAAAGGACTGGCCGCGTTTCTCGTGGCTCAGGGTATGACCGTGGCGAATGCCGAAACGTTGTCGGCGGCGATCGTAGGCCTCGTGGTGGCACTCCTCTCCTGGATCATGGTCTCGCGCGGCCTCTCGACCTTGCGTGGCAGCAGTCTCAGGCTCGACAGGACGGCAGCTTCACTCCAGCGCGACGTCACCGTGGTGAAGAGGAGGGTGCAATGA
- a CDS encoding TRAP transporter large permease, whose product MELLVLFLTFALLLAIGTPIAFCIGVSTFATVLYLGVPPVVVFQRMTAGVTISSLMAIPFFIFAGDLMVRGGIAARLVALAGSLVGHLRGGLGQVNIVASTMFGGISGSAIADASAIGGLMIPQMKARGYDADYAVNVTSVGAIIALLIPPSHNMIIYSISGGGRISIADLFTAGVLPGLMLAVALMIAAYVVARKRGYPTGVFPGFAAIGAMAVAAIPGLVLIGIIFGGVRSGVFTATESSCIAIVYAALVTAVIYRSLSWEAFVDATLGAVRTTAMVLMIIGTAAGFGWLLAYLKVPTAMIAFMQSLTDQPILIFLLINILLLFLGTFMDMSPLIIITTPIFLPVVTAFGMDPVHFGVILILNLGIGLCTPPVGAVLFVGCAVGKIPIWAAIRTIWPFYAAAIAVLLLVTYIPAASLWLPSLFK is encoded by the coding sequence GTGGAACTGCTCGTTCTCTTTCTGACCTTTGCGTTGCTCCTTGCCATCGGTACACCGATCGCCTTTTGCATCGGCGTTTCCACATTTGCGACGGTGCTCTACCTCGGCGTGCCGCCGGTCGTCGTTTTCCAGCGCATGACCGCCGGCGTGACCATCTCATCGCTCATGGCCATTCCGTTTTTTATTTTCGCCGGTGATCTCATGGTGCGCGGTGGCATCGCTGCCCGTCTCGTCGCTCTCGCCGGTTCGCTCGTCGGGCATCTGCGGGGAGGCCTCGGCCAGGTGAATATCGTCGCCTCTACCATGTTCGGCGGCATTTCCGGTTCGGCGATTGCCGATGCTTCGGCCATCGGCGGACTGATGATCCCGCAAATGAAAGCCCGCGGCTATGACGCCGATTATGCCGTCAACGTCACCTCCGTTGGCGCGATCATCGCGCTCCTCATCCCTCCGTCGCACAACATGATCATCTACTCGATTTCCGGCGGCGGCCGCATTTCCATCGCGGACCTGTTCACGGCAGGTGTCCTCCCGGGACTCATGCTCGCGGTCGCCCTAATGATCGCGGCCTATGTCGTTGCCCGCAAGCGCGGCTATCCCACAGGAGTTTTCCCCGGTTTTGCGGCGATCGGTGCAATGGCGGTAGCGGCGATCCCAGGCCTGGTGCTGATCGGGATCATTTTCGGCGGAGTACGATCCGGCGTGTTCACTGCGACGGAGAGCTCCTGCATCGCCATTGTGTACGCGGCGTTGGTCACCGCTGTCATCTATCGATCACTCAGCTGGGAGGCCTTCGTCGACGCTACCCTCGGCGCCGTACGCACGACCGCCATGGTGTTGATGATCATCGGCACGGCTGCCGGGTTTGGCTGGCTGCTCGCCTATCTCAAAGTACCGACTGCGATGATTGCGTTCATGCAGTCGTTGACCGATCAGCCGATCCTTATCTTCCTACTTATCAACATTCTGCTTCTCTTCCTCGGCACATTCATGGACATGTCGCCGCTCATCATCATCACCACGCCGATCTTCCTGCCGGTTGTCACGGCCTTCGGAATGGACCCGGTGCATTTCGGCGTGATCCTGATCCTGAACCTCGGCATCGGCCTGTGCACGCCGCCGGTCGGAGCGGTTCTTTTCGTGGGCTGCGCCGTCGGCAAGATCCCGATCTGGGCGGCAATACGCACGATCTGGCCCTTCTATGCCGCCGCGATTGCCGTGCTGTTGCTGGTCACCTACATTCCGGCGGCCTCGCTCTGGCTTCCCAGCCTCTTCAAATGA
- a CDS encoding LysR family transcriptional regulator, with protein sequence MSKHDLNLLVILDVLLAEGSVARAAERLRLSPSAMSRALARLRATTGDPLLVRAGRSLVPTPRALELRERVRRLVEDAEAVLRPAEKLNFRQLVRTFTLRTSEGFVENFGPDLIVRVGRQAPGVRLRFVQKSNKDSASLRDGTVDLETGVVGETTGPEVRVQALFRDRFIGVVRMGHPLSQGEITPSRYASGRHICVSRRGLDKGPIDEALKPLGLEREIVTIVGGFSTALALARASDLIASVPERHTGALRVGMHSFSLPVLMPEVTVSLLWHPRLDADPAHRWLRGCVRAVCAGQPADSSTRESTAEADAR encoded by the coding sequence ATGTCGAAACACGATCTCAACCTGCTTGTCATCCTTGATGTACTGCTCGCGGAAGGTAGCGTTGCGCGCGCGGCTGAACGGTTGCGGCTTAGCCCGTCGGCGATGAGCCGGGCGCTGGCGCGATTGCGCGCAACGACGGGCGATCCGCTCTTGGTTCGAGCCGGACGCAGTCTCGTTCCCACACCCCGTGCGCTCGAACTCCGCGAGCGGGTCCGTCGGCTCGTAGAGGACGCAGAAGCCGTTTTACGTCCTGCCGAGAAGCTCAATTTCAGACAGCTCGTTCGAACGTTTACGCTGCGCACCAGCGAAGGTTTTGTCGAAAATTTCGGGCCGGACCTCATCGTTCGCGTCGGCAGGCAAGCTCCCGGCGTGCGGCTGCGCTTCGTGCAGAAATCAAACAAGGACAGCGCGTCACTTCGCGACGGAACCGTCGATCTGGAAACCGGCGTTGTCGGGGAGACGACTGGCCCGGAAGTGCGTGTGCAGGCATTATTCCGGGACCGTTTCATTGGCGTCGTGCGAATGGGGCACCCCCTGAGCCAGGGCGAGATCACTCCCTCGCGTTATGCGAGCGGCAGACACATCTGCGTCTCGCGGCGGGGTCTCGACAAGGGACCGATCGATGAGGCCTTGAAGCCGCTCGGGCTGGAACGGGAGATCGTCACGATCGTCGGTGGCTTTTCGACCGCGCTGGCTCTCGCCCGGGCCTCCGACCTGATCGCCAGTGTCCCCGAACGTCACACCGGAGCCTTGCGCGTCGGAATGCATTCTTTTTCACTTCCGGTCTTAATGCCGGAGGTCACAGTTTCTTTGCTTTGGCACCCGCGACTGGACGCTGATCCAGCGCATCGCTGGCTGCGCGGGTGCGTTCGAGCCGTTTGCGCCGGGCAGCCCGCCGATTCATCGACACGCGAAAGCACCGCCGAAGCCGACGCTCGGTAG
- a CDS encoding TRAP transporter substrate-binding protein translates to MLKNLKRVALVALAVGALLSTARAETVLRSSDTHPDGYPTVEAVKYMSALVKERTNGAYSIDVFHSGQLGEEKDVIEQAQFGVIDMIRVSMGPFNNIVPETIVPSLPYVFRSTEHMRKALDGEIGDEILKAFEKHNLVALAFYDAGARSFYNTKREVKSPADLKGLKLRVIQSDIFVDMVNALGANATPMPYGEVYSAMQTGVIDGAENNWPSYESSKHAEIAKYYSLDQHLIVPEILAMSKATWDKLSPEHQEIFRQAAKESVAKQRALWEAAEKTARAAVEAAGSKVVEVDKKPFVDAMQPVYDKYLADAEIRALYERIVAVK, encoded by the coding sequence ATGTTGAAGAATTTGAAGCGAGTTGCGCTTGTGGCGCTGGCCGTCGGAGCGCTGCTATCAACAGCAAGGGCTGAAACCGTATTGCGGTCGTCCGACACCCATCCGGACGGTTATCCGACCGTCGAGGCGGTCAAGTACATGAGCGCGTTGGTAAAGGAGCGCACAAACGGCGCCTATTCCATCGATGTCTTTCACTCTGGCCAGCTCGGTGAGGAAAAGGATGTCATTGAGCAGGCGCAATTCGGTGTGATCGACATGATCCGCGTGTCGATGGGCCCTTTCAATAACATCGTTCCCGAAACGATTGTCCCGTCGCTACCTTATGTCTTCCGCTCGACCGAGCACATGCGCAAGGCGCTCGATGGAGAGATCGGCGATGAGATCCTTAAGGCTTTTGAAAAGCACAATCTTGTGGCGCTGGCTTTTTACGATGCCGGCGCCCGCTCCTTTTACAACACCAAGCGAGAGGTGAAGAGTCCTGCGGACCTCAAGGGACTGAAGCTGCGCGTGATCCAGTCGGACATCTTCGTCGATATGGTCAATGCGCTGGGCGCCAACGCAACGCCCATGCCTTATGGGGAGGTCTATTCCGCAATGCAAACCGGCGTCATCGACGGGGCGGAAAACAACTGGCCGAGCTATGAATCTTCAAAACATGCGGAAATCGCCAAGTACTATAGCCTCGACCAGCATCTGATCGTCCCCGAGATCCTCGCTATGTCGAAGGCCACCTGGGACAAGTTGAGCCCGGAACACCAGGAAATCTTCCGGCAGGCTGCGAAGGAAAGCGTCGCCAAGCAGCGGGCACTGTGGGAGGCCGCTGAGAAGACCGCGCGCGCTGCCGTCGAGGCTGCGGGAAGCAAGGTCGTGGAGGTCGACAAGAAGCCCTTTGTCGATGCCATGCAGCCGGTCTACGACAAGTACCTTGCAGATGCGGAGATCAGGGCCCTCTATGAGCGGATTGTCGCCGTCAAGTGA
- a CDS encoding cupin domain-containing protein, which translates to MSSNSLFVSATEAEWTSPEPGVTRRVMTYLPEMMMVEVVFEKGAVGQLHSHPHVQSSYVAEGRFEVTIDEKTRVLERGDSFIVPSNLVHGVKALESGRLIDTFTPYRAEFVK; encoded by the coding sequence ATGAGTTCGAACAGTCTGTTCGTATCGGCAACCGAGGCAGAATGGACCAGCCCCGAACCGGGCGTGACCCGGCGGGTCATGACCTACCTGCCGGAAATGATGATGGTCGAGGTCGTCTTCGAAAAGGGCGCCGTCGGACAACTCCATTCGCACCCCCACGTCCAGTCCAGCTATGTGGCGGAGGGTCGTTTCGAAGTGACCATCGACGAGAAGACCCGGGTTCTCGAACGGGGAGACAGCTTCATTGTCCCGTCCAATCTGGTCCATGGGGTCAAGGCTTTAGAAAGCGGGCGGCTGATTGATACCTTCACCCCCTACCGGGCCGAGTTTGTGAAATAG
- a CDS encoding TRAP transporter small permease — protein sequence MTAIVLAPTTRVLGLVSSVALWLAGLGLVLMSAAIAYQVFMRYVMNSSPSWTDAAATMLMTWFIFLGAAVGVRERYHLGFDVLLANAGPRASRIMRTISDLVVLGFGFGMVFYGSQLIAGTWNTRIPALDLPGGMSYLPVTTGGVLICLFTLEHLLQRFGGLEGSEA from the coding sequence ATGACGGCAATCGTTCTTGCTCCAACCACCCGCGTTCTCGGTCTCGTCAGCTCGGTCGCACTCTGGCTCGCCGGTCTCGGCCTAGTGCTGATGTCGGCGGCGATCGCCTATCAGGTCTTCATGCGCTACGTCATGAACTCCAGCCCGAGCTGGACGGACGCTGCGGCCACCATGCTGATGACGTGGTTCATTTTTCTCGGGGCGGCAGTCGGCGTGCGCGAGCGGTATCATTTGGGCTTCGATGTCCTGCTGGCGAATGCAGGGCCCCGCGCAAGCCGTATCATGCGCACTATCTCCGACCTAGTGGTCCTCGGTTTTGGTTTCGGTATGGTCTTCTATGGTTCCCAACTGATCGCGGGAACCTGGAATACGCGGATTCCGGCGCTCGATCTCCCAGGTGGAATGAGCTACCTCCCGGTGACCACCGGCGGTGTGTTGATTTGTCTGTTCACGCTCGAGCACCTGTTGCAGCGCTTCGGCGGTCTTGAAGGCTCGGAGGCATAG
- a CDS encoding DUF1614 domain-containing protein — MRLSQFHYLPLSAPFFSVLVLLFLVLVVLIQIRALHYAYTRLGISARAALLLLLSSLLGSYLNLPVVELPGQQVLSGQVVDYFGMSYVVPVVVDWPGTVIAVNVGGALIPSLMSLYLLAKNKLWGRGLLTTAAVAAVCHWLAQPVPGLGIALPVFVPVIVTGIVALLLSREYAAPLAYIGGSLGTLIGADLLNLGSLQGLGAPVASIGGAGTFDGIFVVGILAVLIASISGAFRGSRANHLSSSD; from the coding sequence ATGCGTTTAAGCCAGTTCCACTATCTCCCGCTTTCTGCTCCATTCTTTTCCGTCTTGGTGTTGTTGTTCCTCGTTCTGGTCGTGCTGATCCAGATCAGGGCTTTACACTATGCTTATACGCGTCTCGGCATCAGCGCCCGCGCCGCGCTGCTGCTTCTGTTGAGCTCACTGCTCGGCAGCTATCTCAATCTCCCGGTGGTGGAATTGCCTGGCCAGCAAGTCCTGTCCGGACAGGTGGTCGATTACTTCGGCATGAGTTACGTCGTGCCGGTCGTGGTCGATTGGCCCGGAACCGTGATCGCCGTGAATGTCGGCGGAGCACTGATCCCCAGTTTGATGTCCCTCTACCTGCTCGCCAAGAACAAGTTGTGGGGCCGCGGCTTGTTGACTACCGCCGCCGTCGCTGCAGTGTGCCACTGGCTGGCCCAACCGGTACCTGGTCTCGGCATTGCGCTGCCGGTGTTCGTTCCGGTCATCGTCACCGGGATCGTCGCATTGCTGCTTTCCCGCGAGTATGCCGCGCCGCTGGCTTACATCGGCGGCAGCCTCGGCACACTGATCGGAGCGGATCTGCTCAACCTCGGCAGTCTGCAAGGATTGGGCGCGCCGGTCGCCTCCATCGGCGGCGCCGGGACATTCGACGGGATCTTTGTCGTTGGCATCCTTGCCGTGCTCATCGCCAGCATCTCCGGAGCATTCCGTGGCTCGCGTGCAAACCACCTATCCTCAAGCGATTAA
- a CDS encoding MFS transporter, with protein MLKPTTAERDEAVTGRAKQAPSARWALASLSLSMLMSSLGTSIANVGLPTLAQAFTASFQEVQWVILAYLLVITSLIVGVGRLGDVTGRRRLLLAGIFLFTVASGLSGAAPTLGLLIAARAVQGLGAAIMMTLTMAFVGETVPKERTGSAMGLLGTMSAIGTAIGPSLGGILISWLGWQAIFLINLPLGVLALLLAHRYLPVDRMAQKSDRISFDRLGTLLLALMLAAYAFSMTVGRGSFGPLNMALLLAAVIGVGLFVLVEARAASPLIQVEMFRDPVLSASLLASALVSTVMMATLVVGPFYLSRALGLGAALVGLLMSVGPLVVALTGVPAGRIADRLGAPPVIVVGLIGVVAGCFILSLTPATLGIFGYIAPIVVITAGYALFQTANNAAVMTDVFPEQRGVISGILNLSRNLGLITGASVMGAVFAFASATTDITTAPPEAVATGMRVTFAVAAILIVVALAIVVGSRTFATRPSLPRDVS; from the coding sequence GTGTTGAAGCCCACTACCGCAGAACGAGATGAGGCAGTCACCGGAAGGGCGAAACAGGCCCCTTCTGCTCGCTGGGCGCTCGCCAGCCTCTCGCTATCCATGTTGATGTCATCGCTCGGTACCAGCATCGCCAATGTTGGCTTGCCGACGTTGGCACAAGCGTTCACCGCCTCTTTCCAGGAAGTCCAGTGGGTCATCCTCGCCTACCTCCTCGTCATCACCAGCCTGATCGTTGGCGTCGGACGGCTCGGCGACGTTACCGGCCGACGACGGCTGCTGCTTGCCGGGATCTTTCTGTTTACAGTGGCCTCCGGATTAAGCGGCGCCGCGCCAACGCTCGGGCTGCTGATTGCCGCCCGGGCGGTGCAGGGCCTCGGAGCGGCGATCATGATGACTCTCACCATGGCGTTCGTCGGTGAGACGGTCCCGAAGGAAAGGACCGGTAGCGCCATGGGGCTGCTCGGAACGATGTCTGCGATCGGCACCGCGATCGGTCCATCGCTCGGCGGCATTCTGATCTCCTGGCTCGGTTGGCAGGCAATTTTCCTTATCAACCTGCCGCTCGGCGTCCTCGCTCTTCTTCTCGCGCATCGCTACCTGCCCGTTGATCGCATGGCGCAGAAGTCTGACCGGATCAGTTTCGATAGGCTCGGCACACTTCTGCTGGCGCTTATGCTCGCGGCTTATGCGTTTTCCATGACGGTCGGGCGCGGCAGCTTCGGCCCGCTGAACATGGCTTTGCTGTTAGCTGCTGTCATTGGGGTCGGCCTTTTCGTGCTCGTCGAGGCGAGAGCAGCATCCCCTTTGATCCAAGTGGAGATGTTCCGCGACCCAGTGCTGAGTGCGAGCCTCCTGGCGAGCGCGCTTGTCTCGACGGTGATGATGGCGACGTTGGTGGTCGGGCCGTTTTATCTCTCTCGTGCGCTCGGGCTCGGGGCAGCTCTTGTTGGGCTCCTCATGTCGGTCGGGCCGCTTGTCGTCGCGCTGACCGGCGTGCCGGCGGGTCGAATCGCGGACCGTCTCGGCGCACCACCCGTGATTGTCGTTGGGCTCATTGGCGTAGTGGCAGGCTGCTTCATTCTATCTCTGACGCCCGCGACGCTCGGCATTTTCGGCTACATCGCCCCCATTGTCGTCATCACAGCCGGCTACGCGCTGTTTCAAACGGCTAACAACGCCGCCGTCATGACGGATGTCTTCCCGGAGCAGCGGGGGGTCATTTCCGGCATCCTCAACCTGTCGCGCAATCTCGGCCTTATCACCGGCGCATCCGTCATGGGCGCCGTCTTCGCGTTCGCATCGGCGACGACCGACATAACAACGGCGCCTCCCGAGGCCGTTGCCACCGGAATGAGGGTGACGTTCGCGGTCGCGGCGATCCTCATCGTCGTCGCGCTCGCCATTGTGGTTGGAAGCCGTACCTTCGCAACACGCCCTTCGCTTCCTCGAGACGTATCCTGA
- the kduI gene encoding 5-dehydro-4-deoxy-D-glucuronate isomerase, producing MTHTDYTIRFAVDPKSAARYDTAELREQFLLPQLFVPQRIKLHYTHYDRMIVGGAMPISRPLQLETIKPAGTNDLLARRELVAVNIGGAGFVTVDGERIRAEPRDMVYAGMGSSVVFESASPETPAKFYLLSAPAHARLPARHIGVDKAKRIDLGSPATSNERTIFQFIHPEGASTCQLVVGMTTLAAGSTWNTMPCHIHDRRMEAYLYFDLAENARVFHLMGEPQETRHLILKNEEAIVSPGWSIHSGVGTSSYSFIWAMAGDNVDYTDVDLVAIEDLR from the coding sequence ATGACCCATACGGATTACACGATACGCTTCGCAGTCGATCCGAAAAGCGCTGCGCGGTACGATACCGCGGAGCTGCGTGAGCAATTTTTGTTGCCGCAGCTATTTGTACCGCAGCGAATAAAGCTCCACTATACGCACTACGACCGCATGATCGTCGGGGGAGCGATGCCGATCTCCCGGCCTCTTCAGCTCGAAACAATCAAGCCCGCGGGTACGAATGATCTGCTGGCGCGCCGGGAGTTGGTGGCGGTAAACATAGGTGGAGCCGGCTTCGTGACGGTCGACGGAGAGCGCATACGGGCAGAGCCGCGCGACATGGTCTATGCCGGTATGGGATCTTCGGTCGTGTTCGAGTCCGCCTCTCCCGAGACGCCGGCGAAATTCTATCTGCTCAGTGCGCCCGCACACGCCCGCCTGCCCGCCAGACATATCGGCGTCGACAAGGCCAAACGCATCGATCTCGGCTCACCGGCGACGAGCAACGAACGTACGATATTCCAGTTCATCCATCCGGAAGGTGCCAGCACATGCCAGCTCGTCGTAGGGATGACCACCCTCGCAGCGGGTTCGACCTGGAACACCATGCCGTGTCACATCCATGACAGGCGAATGGAGGCCTATCTTTATTTCGATCTCGCCGAAAACGCGCGGGTGTTTCATTTGATGGGCGAACCCCAGGAGACGCGGCATCTGATCCTCAAGAATGAAGAGGCCATTGTTTCCCCCGGGTGGTCGATCCATTCGGGCGTAGGCACGTCCAGCTACAGCTTCATCTGGGCAATGGCCGGAGATAATGTCGACTACACCGACGTCGATCTGGTCGCGATCGAAGATTTGAGATGA
- a CDS encoding nutrient deprivation-induced protein: protein MSDETTGPGDQSGLPATTPHSGDSPLGAGTEGAADRTLQQAVRQDLDEVGRLADDQTEQAKTAVKRAAKDEKNLAARQLSGIAKAIEKVGTELEQSDQQDLGRYARQIGNSLQRFAQDVEHRELGEIAAMAEDFGRRQPLAFLGIAAIAGLAASRFLTASAQRHTRRRISQAYSPPSGSARLREGGSHSEEDRHNG from the coding sequence ATGAGCGATGAAACAACCGGCCCCGGCGACCAATCTGGGTTGCCTGCAACGACGCCGCACAGTGGTGACAGTCCGCTTGGTGCGGGGACCGAGGGCGCGGCAGATCGTACCTTGCAGCAAGCGGTGCGCCAAGACCTGGATGAGGTCGGACGTTTAGCCGATGACCAGACGGAGCAAGCCAAAACGGCTGTCAAACGCGCCGCTAAGGACGAGAAGAACCTGGCAGCACGCCAACTCAGCGGCATCGCAAAGGCCATCGAGAAAGTCGGCACTGAGCTTGAACAGTCGGATCAACAAGACCTCGGCCGCTACGCCAGGCAGATCGGCAATTCGCTTCAGCGTTTTGCGCAGGACGTCGAGCATCGCGAGCTCGGGGAGATTGCCGCAATGGCTGAGGACTTCGGCAGAAGGCAGCCACTCGCCTTCCTTGGCATCGCAGCGATTGCGGGACTGGCTGCCAGTCGGTTCCTGACAGCCTCGGCTCAGCGCCACACCAGGCGGCGCATCTCCCAGGCCTACTCCCCGCCATCAGGAAGTGCCCGGCTACGGGAAGGCGGGTCACACTCTGAGGAGGATCGTCACAATGGCTAA
- a CDS encoding FadR/GntR family transcriptional regulator — protein MNTIPGPSELKTSRRQKLSERIAANLRQDFLSGQIAIGQKLPTETQLAEAYQVSRTVVREAIAALVADGLVETRQGAGIFVLGQPAKSGFSVPKTTEITSKISHALNVLEVRIALEMESAALAAVRRNSSQEAQIQERFFEFDRLLKLGQPTGTADFAFHRAIAEATNNPFYVEVLDALGARTIPCDVTSPFATEEVLSHDYQAQLQKEHLAIMNAIFAGDPDAAREAMRAHLAASQQRYRARLLERRVQYASNVG, from the coding sequence TTGAACACGATACCTGGACCCTCGGAGCTGAAAACATCGCGGCGGCAGAAGTTGTCCGAGCGCATCGCTGCTAACTTGCGGCAGGATTTTCTGTCCGGGCAAATCGCAATCGGCCAGAAGCTGCCGACGGAAACCCAACTCGCCGAAGCGTACCAGGTTAGCCGAACGGTGGTGCGCGAGGCCATCGCGGCTCTCGTCGCCGACGGGCTGGTCGAGACGCGCCAGGGAGCCGGTATCTTTGTGCTTGGACAGCCAGCCAAGTCTGGATTCTCGGTGCCCAAGACCACGGAGATTACCAGCAAGATCTCGCATGCGCTGAACGTCCTTGAAGTCCGCATCGCGCTGGAGATGGAAAGCGCTGCCCTTGCGGCGGTTCGGCGCAATTCGTCGCAGGAAGCGCAGATTCAGGAAAGATTCTTCGAATTCGACCGTCTGCTGAAACTTGGCCAGCCGACGGGCACGGCGGATTTCGCTTTCCATCGCGCCATCGCCGAGGCGACCAACAATCCCTTCTATGTGGAAGTTCTGGACGCGCTCGGCGCGCGGACGATTCCCTGCGACGTTACGTCCCCGTTTGCGACCGAAGAGGTGCTTTCGCACGATTACCAGGCCCAATTGCAGAAAGAGCACCTGGCAATCATGAACGCCATCTTCGCCGGCGATCCCGACGCCGCGCGCGAGGCGATGCGCGCCCATCTGGCGGCCAGCCAGCAACGCTATCGAGCCAGGCTCCTCGAGCGTCGGGTACAATATGCGAGCAACGTCGGCTAA
- a CDS encoding RNA polymerase sigma factor yields the protein MHDSGDPSTSAGTESLPLDIQRLFSTMRPRLHRYCARMVGSVIDGEDVVQDALLKAIQALPRTGHIANPAAWLLRIAHNRALDVLRARARAAEIQMEDSVDAIPDPDLIGDRHEVASASLRTFARLPVRQRSCVILMDVLGHSLKEIGEILQISIPAVKANVHRGRAHLKRLSLEHDDRPIPRLSPIENARLLTYVERFNARDFDAIRSMLATEVRVEVVANVALKDRPETGRYFTNYERMVGWRLSPALVDGHPAAVVYLDGDAPDKPSYFIVLKWSDEGLRTIVDFHHARYAIEGAEILQLS from the coding sequence ATGCATGATAGCGGAGACCCTTCGACGAGCGCTGGCACTGAATCGCTGCCCCTCGACATTCAGCGGTTGTTCTCGACCATGCGGCCGCGACTGCACCGCTACTGCGCCCGGATGGTAGGGTCCGTTATTGACGGCGAGGACGTCGTACAGGACGCGCTGTTGAAAGCGATTCAAGCGCTGCCGCGCACCGGGCACATCGCCAATCCTGCAGCCTGGCTCCTGCGCATCGCCCATAACAGAGCGCTTGATGTGTTGCGCGCTCGGGCACGCGCTGCGGAGATTCAAATGGAAGACAGCGTGGATGCCATACCCGATCCTGACCTGATCGGCGACAGGCATGAGGTTGCGTCCGCCAGTCTGAGGACATTCGCGCGGCTGCCCGTGCGACAGAGAAGCTGCGTGATCCTGATGGATGTTCTTGGTCATTCCCTGAAGGAGATCGGCGAAATTCTCCAAATCAGCATTCCTGCGGTAAAGGCTAACGTCCACCGCGGGCGCGCGCACCTGAAACGACTGTCGCTCGAGCACGATGACCGACCGATACCGCGTTTGTCGCCCATCGAAAACGCTCGTCTGTTGACCTATGTGGAACGCTTCAACGCCCGCGACTTCGACGCGATCCGCAGCATGCTCGCAACCGAAGTGCGCGTCGAGGTCGTCGCCAATGTGGCGCTGAAGGATCGGCCTGAGACCGGGCGGTACTTCACCAACTACGAGAGAATGGTCGGCTGGCGATTGTCTCCGGCGCTAGTCGATGGACACCCGGCGGCGGTGGTCTATCTGGACGGCGATGCGCCTGACAAGCCGTCCTATTTCATAGTGCTGAAATGGTCCGACGAGGGTCTTCGGACGATCGTCGACTTCCATCATGCACGCTATGCGATCGAAGGCGCGGAAATCCTGCAGCTCTCGTAA
- the kduD gene encoding 2-dehydro-3-deoxy-D-gluconate 5-dehydrogenase KduD, with the protein MTNLFDLSGRVAIVTGANTGLGQAIAVALAGAGASIVAVGRSSMDETEAAVVKAGPRFHAIRADLNTLDPIASIVSETVGVFGGLDILVNNAGIIRRADAIDFTEADWDEVMDVNLKSAFFFAQASARHMLRNGGGKIINIASMLSFQGGIRIASYTASKSGLAGLTRLLACEWAAHGINVNAIAPGYFVTNNTTALREDPERNANILGRIPAGRWGEPSDLGGAAIFLSSKASDYVHGTILPVDGGWLAR; encoded by the coding sequence ATGACCAATCTGTTCGATCTCAGTGGTCGCGTCGCGATCGTGACCGGCGCCAACACCGGCCTCGGCCAGGCAATAGCCGTCGCCCTGGCGGGAGCCGGGGCCTCGATCGTTGCAGTGGGTCGCTCTTCCATGGATGAGACGGAAGCTGCAGTGGTGAAGGCAGGCCCCCGGTTTCATGCGATCAGGGCCGACCTTAATACCCTCGATCCCATCGCAAGTATCGTTTCTGAGACGGTCGGCGTTTTCGGAGGGCTTGATATCCTCGTTAACAATGCCGGCATCATCCGCCGCGCCGACGCGATCGACTTTACCGAAGCCGACTGGGACGAGGTCATGGACGTGAATCTGAAGTCCGCCTTTTTTTTCGCGCAGGCGTCCGCGCGTCACATGCTTCGAAATGGTGGCGGCAAGATCATCAACATCGCCTCCATGCTTTCGTTCCAGGGCGGCATTCGCATCGCCTCATATACCGCTTCGAAGAGCGGACTTGCCGGCCTGACGCGACTGCTCGCCTGCGAATGGGCGGCGCACGGCATCAACGTGAACGCGATAGCGCCCGGATATTTCGTCACGAACAATACGACTGCATTGCGAGAGGATCCGGAGCGAAACGCCAACATACTTGGCCGTATTCCCGCGGGCCGCTGGGGCGAGCCATCGGATCTCGGCGGCGCAGCGATATTTCTTTCCTCAAAGGCGTCCGACTACGTTCACGGCACCATTCTGCCGGTCGACGGCGGGTGGCTCGCCCGCTGA